Sequence from the Halobaculum rubrum genome:
GCCAAGCCTGGCCCAAGGCGCTGGGTTGCTAACTCAGTGGCGCAAGCCTCCGGGGTTCGAATCCCCGCCGCAACGCTGACCACACACCAAGACATGAGTGCAGAAGAACCAGAGAACGCGCCCGACGCGGAGGAGGACGACGAGGACCTCCAGTACTTCGTCCGTATCGGCCAGACGGACCTGGACGGGACGAAGGCCGTCGAGCGCAGTCTCAGCGACATGAAAGGTATCGGCCAGCGCACGGCGCGCCTGGTGGCCGAGACGGCCGACGTGGACCGAACGGCCACGATCGGCCGCCTCGATCAGGACGACATCGACAGCATCGTCGACGTCGTCCAGAACTTCTCCGACCACGTCCCCGAGTGGATGGTCAACCGGCAGAAGGACTTCTTCACCGGCGAGACCGACCACATCGTGGGCGGGGACCTCAACGAGAAGCGCCGCCACGACATCAACCGGATGAAGATGATCGACTCCTACAAGGGCGTCCGCCACAAGCGCGGGCAGAAGGTCCGCGGACAGCGGACCAAGTCCACGGGCCGGACCGAGGGCACCATCGGGGTCAACGTCGAGGAGATCCGCGAGGAACAGGCCGAGGAGGAAGCGGCCGCCGCGGAGGATGACGACGAATGAGTACCGGAACCTCCACCAAGCGCTACGAGACGCCGAACCACCCGTACCAGGGCGAGCGTATCGACGAGGAGTCGGACCTGCTCTCCCGCTACGGCCTGAAGAACAAAGAGGAGCTGTGGCGCGCGCAGTCGGAGCTGCGTCGCTACCGCCGCGAGGCGCGACGCCTCATCGGCGAGTCGCAGGGCGACGTCGAGGCCGCCAACGAGGCCGGCGCCGACTTCGTCTCGCGACTCCAGCGCCTCGGCATCCTCGACGACGCGGACGCCATCACGGACGTGCTGTCGCTCGACGTGACCGACGTGCTCGAACGCCGGCTCCAGACGGTCGCGTACCGCAACGGCGTCGGTAACTCGACCAAACAGGCGCGGCAGTTCATCCTCCACGGCCACGTGGTCGTCGGGGACGCCCGCGTCACGCGCCCGTCGTACAAGGTCGAGACGGTCGAGGAGAGTCTCGTCGACTTCGACGAGATCTCCCCGCTCGCGGACGAACTCCACCCCGAACGCGCGGAGGGCCAATAAATGAGTGAATCCGAGAACGAAACCGAGAGCCGCTGGGCGATCGCGAACGTGTTCGCGTCGTTCAACAACACGCTCATCACGGTCACCGACATCACCGGGGCGGAGACGCTGATCAAGTCCTCGGGCGGCGCCGTGGTGAAGCAGAACCGGGACGAGGCGTCGCCGTACGCGGCCATGCAGATGGCCGAGGGCGTCGCCGAGCAGCTCCAGGCGCAGGGTATCGAGGGCGTCCACGTCCGCATCCGCGGACCCGGCGGCAACGCCCAGAAGTCCCCCGGGCCGGGCGCGCAGCCGACGATCCGCGCGCTCGCCCGCGCCGGGATCGAGATCGGTCGCATCGAGGACGTGACCCCGATCCCGCACGACGGCACTCGAGCGGCAAAGAAGAACCGCCTGTAACCCATGGCGGATGACTTCGACGTCGAGGTAGTCACCCGAGACGACCGATCCGCGCGGCTGCTCGTCCGCGGGCTCACCCCCGCGGTCGCGAACGGCCTGCGCCGGACGATCCTCTCGGAGGTGCCGACGTTCTCGATCGACACCGTCCGATTCGTCGAGAACTCGTCGGTGATGTTCGACGAGATGGTCGGGCTCCGCCTGGGGCTCGTCCCGCTGACGACGCCGCTGGACGACTACGAGGTCGGCGAAACCGCCACCCTCGCGCTCGACGTCGAGGGGCCGGCGACGGCGTACTCGGGCGACATCGAGACGTCCGACGACCTCGTCCAGCCCGCCGACGAGAACGTCCCCATCATCGAACTGAAGGAGGGGCAGCGGCTGGAGCTCGAGGCCGACGCGGTGCTCGACTCCGGGAAGGAACACGCGAAACACCAGGGCGGCGTGGCCGTCGGCTACCGCCACCTGCAGCGCGTGACCGTCGTCGGCGACGCCGCCGAGTTCGACGAGGAGGAGCCGAACATCCTCCGCGGCGTCATCGAGACCGAGGACGGCGAACTCGTCCACACGGAGGAGTTCGATTCCGACCTCACGAACCGTTACCCCGGCAAGGAACTGGACATCGAGGACGTGCCCGGCGCGTTCGTCTTCCACATCGAGACGGACGGGTCGATGAGCGTCGAGGAACTCACCCTCCGCGCGGTCGAGTCGTTGCGTGACCGCGCGGACGAACTGGCAGACAAGGTCGCAGTCTAATCCACAGATGACGCTGTCCCACCACACCCCTCGAACGTTCGCCCCCGCGGCGGGTCCGACCGGCCAGCGGACCCGCCGTCACCGCCACGCGCGGACGGGGTGGACCGAAGGGGTTATCCGGTGGGACAGCAAACGACGGGACGCGAGCAGGGGTAGCCCAGTCTGGCCAACGGCGCAGCGTTCAGGGCGCTGTCCTGTAGAGGTTCGCAGGTTCAAATCCTGCCCCCTGCACTCCCGTTTTCACACATCGACTCGGTCGCGACCGAGTACCGGCGTCGACCACACGACGACGTGTGGTCCGCGCCGTCGGCTCGCGACCGACCCGACAACTCCCACTCAGGAGGTAACCGTATGAGTAGTAGCAAGACTAATCCGAGACTTCAAAACCTCATCGCCGAACTGAAGTCGGTCGCGCGGTCGTCCGATGCCACCGTCTGGCAGGACATCGCCGACCGGCTCGAAAAGCCGCGGCGCACGCACGCGGAGGTCAACCTCGGCCGCATCGAGCGGTACGCAAACGAGGACGAGACCGTCGTCGTGCCGGGCAAGGTGCTCGGCTCGGGCGTGCTCCGTAAGGACGTCACCGTCGCCGCCGTCGACTTCTCCGGCACCGCCGAGACGAAGATCGACCAGGCCGGCGAGGCCGTCCGGCTGGAGGAAGCGCTGTCGAACAACCCCGAAGGGACCGACGTCCGGGTGATCCGATGAGCCTCGCAGAGTTCGAGGCCGACGTGGTCGTCGACGGACGCGACGCCATCATGGGTCGCGTCGCGTCGAAGGTCGCACAGCGGGCGCTCGACGGCGAGCGCGTCGCTATCGTCAACGCCGAGCGCACGGTCATCACCGGAAACTCCGAGGCGACGCTCGAGAAGTACCGCACCCGCGCGAACCTCGGCTCCGACTCGGGTCCGTACTACCCGAAGCGGCCGGACCGCATCTTCAAGCGGTCGGTCCGCGGGATGCTGCCGTACAAGACCACGAAGGGTCGCGAGGCGTTCGAGAACGTCCGCGTGTACATCGGCAACCCGTTCGAGTCCGAGACGACCTCGCCCGACGAGGACGCGCCGGAGCCGGAGGTGCTCGATGGCACCTCCCTCGATCGCCTGTCGAACATCAAGTTCACCACCCTCGGCGAGGTCGCCGAGGACCTGGGGGCCAACGTCACATGGTAACGAACACGTCCGGAAAGAAGAAGACCGCCGTCGCCCGCGCCACCGTCACGGACGGCGAGGGGCGAGTGCGTATCGACTCCCAGCCCGTCGAGCTGGTCGAACCGGAGATGGCGCGCCTGAAGATGCTGGAGCCGTTCCGCGTCGCCGGCGACGACCTCCGCGCGGAGGTCGACATCGACGTGACCGTCAACGGCGGCGGCTTCGCCGGGCAGGCGGACGCGGTCCGCACCGCCATCGCCCGCGGGATGGTGCAGCACCGAAACGACGCCGAGCTCCGCGACGCGTTCATGGAGTTCGACCGCTCCCTGCTGGTCAACGACTCCCGGCAGAGCGAACCGAAGAAGTGGGGCGGGCCCGGCGCGCGCGCCCGCTACCAGAAGTCGTACCGCTGAGGTGATCCATCCATGATGATCCCTGTCCGGTGTTTCACGTGCGGCAACGTCATCGGTGAACACTGGGAGGAGTTCAAAGCCCGCGCCAAGGAGGGCGACGAGGACCCCGCGGCGGTCCTCGACGAGCTCGGCGTGGACCGCCACTGCTGTCGGCGGATGATGGTGAGTCACACCGATCTGGTCGACGTCGTCTCCCCCTACCAATGAGCGGGAACCTGGAGTACAACCGGTACGAGAAGGCCCGCATCCTGGGTGCGCGAGCGCTGCAGTTGGCGTTCGGCGCGCCGGCGCTGATCGACAGCGAGCAGTCCGAGCCGATCCTCATCGCGGCCGAGGAGTACGACGCCGGAGTGCTTCCGTTCACGGTGCGCCGGGAGGGGAAGTAGATGACCCTGATCGAGTCGGTATCGCTGCGTCGCGTGCTCGATTCCCGGGGCAACCCGACGGTCGAGGCGGACGTACTCACCCAGTCGGGCGGCTTCGGCCGCGCGGCGGCGCCCTCCGGGGCGTCGACGGGCGAGTACGAGGCGATCGAGCTGCCGCCGATGGAGGCCATCGCGGCCGCCCGCGAACACGCCGTGCCGCGGCTCGAGGGCTCGGTCCACGCCGGCAACCAGCGCGACGTCGACGCCGCGCTGCACGCGGCCGACGGGACCGAGGACTTCTCGGAGATCGGCGCCAACAGCGCGGTCGCGATCAGCATGGCGGCGTCGAAGGCCGGCGCCGACGTGCTGGGCGCGCCGCTGTTCCAGCACCTCGGGGGCACGTTCCGCGACGCGGACCGGTCGTTCCCGATCCCGCTGGGGAACGTCGTCGGCGGCGGCGAACACGCCGCCGACGCGACCCACATCCAGGAGTTCCTCTCGGCGCCCGTGGGGGCGCCGTCGGTCGCGGAGGCGGTCTTCGCGAACGCCGACGTGCACGCCACGGTCGCCGAGATCCTCGCCGACCGCGGCGTCGCCGCCGCGAAGGGTGACGAGGGCGCGTGGGCGCCCGCCGTCTCCGACGCGGAGGCGTTCGAGATCGTCGACGAGGCGACCTCGCGCGTCGAGGAGACGCTGGGCTTCGAGATCAAGTTCGGCCTCGACGTGGCCGCCTCGGAGCTGTACGACGCCGACGCCGGCGTCTACCGCTACGGGGACATCGAGCGGACCTCGGCCGAGCAGGTCGAGTACATGGCCGAACTGGTCGAGGAGTACGACCTCGCGTACGTCGAGGACCCCCTCGACGAGGACGACTACGACGGGTTCGCCGACCTGACCGACAGAGTGGGCGGCGGGGCTTCAGCCCCGGGTGCGAGCGGGCAAGGCCCGCGAGCCGACCGCACGCTGATCTGCGGCGACGACCTGTTCGTCACGAACGTCGAGCGCCTCTCGCGAGGCATCGACGAGGGCGCGGCCAACAGCATCCTGATCAAGCCGAACCAGATCGGGACGCTGTCGGACGCGTTCGACGCCGTGGAGCTGGCCCAGCGCAACGGGCTCGACGCGGTCGTCTCCCACCGCTCGGGCGAGACCGAGGACACGACCATCGCACACCTCGCCGTCGCGACCGGCGCCTCGTTCATCAAGACGGGGACGGTCGGCGGCGAGCGCACCGCAAAGCTGAACGAACTCATCCGCATCGCGGAGGAGGCAGTATGAGCGAAAGCGAGAACGACGCAGACACCGAAGAGGCGGCCGACGCCGAGGAGGAGGTCGAGGAGACCCAGCCCGCGGCCGACGAGTCGCCCGACGAGACTGAGGCACAGCCCGAGGAGACCGAGGCGGCCGAAGAGGCCGCCGACGAGGAGGCGGACGCGGGTCCGCGCTTCGACGAGGACGTCATGCCGGACGACGAGGCGGACCTCCTCATCCCCGTCGAGGACTACCTCTCGGCCGGGGTCCACATCGGGACCCAGCAGAAGACCGAGGACATGGAGCGGTTCATCCACCGCGTCCGCGACGACGGCCTGTACGTGCTCGACGTGAGCGAGACTGACGGCCGCATCCGGACGGCGGCCTCGTTCCTGGCGAACTACGACCCCGAGCAGGTGCTCGTCACATCCTCGCGCCAGTACGGTCGCTTCCCGGCCGAGAAGTTCGCCGACGCGATCGGCGCGCGCGCCCGCACCGGGCGTTTCATCCCCGGGACGCTGACGAACCCCGAGTACGCCGGCTACATCGAGCCGGACGTCGTGGTCGTCACCGACCCGATCGGCGACGCACAGGCGGTCAAGGAAGCCATCACGGTCGGTATCCCCGTCATCGCGATGTGCGACTCGAACAACCAGGTGAGCAACGTCGACCTGGTCATCCCCACCAACAACAAGGGTCGCCGCGCCCTGTCTGTCGTCTACTGGCTGCTGGCCAACGAGACGCTCGACCGCCGCGGCGCCGAGCCCGGCTACGCCCTCGAGGACTTCGAGGCCGAACTGTAAGCCGGTCGCTGGATTCCGCGATCACTCCTTTGTCTTCACGTCGCCAGCGGCGGCGCCGCGGCTCGATGATCGGTACGGAGCTCCCGAGACGTACGCGCCAAGCGGCAGCTACGTCGGTTACCGCTGAAACAGTATTCGTTCCGCCTCCTCGACGGAGCCGGCGCGGCGGTCGGCGCCGCCGAGCTGGGCGTCCCCCTCCCCGACGCGAACGACCGCGGTCGCGCCGGCCATGCGGAGAAACGTCTCCCACTCGCCGAGCGCGGCGAGGGCGTTCCCGCGAGGGGTGAACTCCCGCACGTCGACGAGGACGCCGAACTCGGCGTCGCACTCCTCGGCGACATGGCGCGCTCGCGCCATCGCCGTGACCACGTCCGACACCTCGAACTCCCCGGAGAGTTCGACCCGCAAGCGCGTGCCGTCCCGACTCTGATCCACGTTCGGGGCGGCGTCCGGTGTCGTCGAACTCATGAGTGCAGAGGAACCGTCGAACGGTATAATCCCTCGGACGTGATTATCGAATAGGATACTCACATGGCTCGGGACAACGCCGGGCGAACGCGGCGCTCCGTTGCAAAGCGGCACCGCGGAGCCGACCCGATCCGACCGGAGACCGGTCGCGACAGCGTGCGTCCCTCTTTCCCCGGGTCGTCGATCCGCGGCCGCGAGCGTGGCGCCGTTGCCCCCGTGGTTCCGCGGCGGCAGCGCGCCACACGGTGACACGGAACGGCGTCTCACATAATCGTACCGCAGCACGTATCGAAGTCGCGACGGGGACTCGCTTCCGGGAGTCGAAACGGCTGTTAGGCGCGGGGTGTTGGTCGCGGGTATGACCACCTGCAGCGCGCCGGGGAAGGTGTACCTGTTCGGCGAGCACGCGGTCGTGTACGGGGAACCCGCGGTTCCGTGCGCGGTCGAGCGTCGCGCCCGCGTCACCGTCGAGCCGCGCGAGGACGGGCGCGTCCGCGTCGACGCCGCGGACCTCTCGTTGGACGGGTTCATCGTCACCTGGGGCGGCAGTATCGACGACCGGCCGGACATCGACGTGCCCGCGTCGCTGGTCGAGGCGGCGATGGAGTACATCGAGGCGGCCGTGCGGCAGGCCCGCGACGCCGCCGACGCGCCCGACGCCGGCTTCGACATCTCCGTCGAGTCGGCCATCCCGCTGGGAGCGGGGCTCGGCTCGTCCGCGGCGGTCGTCGTCGCGGGCATCGACGCGGCGACGCGCGCGCTGGGGACGGAACTCGACCCAGAGGAGGTCGCCCGACGGGCCTACGAGGCCGAGTACGAGGTCCAGGAGGGGCAGGCGTCGCGAGCGGACACCTACTGCTCGGCGATGGGCGGGGCCGTCCGCGTCGAAGGCGACGACACGCGAACCATCGACGCGCCGCCGCTGCCGTTCGTCGTCGGCTACGACGGCGGCGCCGGCGACACCGGGCAGCTCGTCGCGGGGGTGCGCGCGCTCCGCGAGGAGCACGCGTTCGCCGCCGACACCGTCGAGACGGTCGGCGAACTCACCCGCGAGGGCGAGCGGCTCCTCGCAGACGCCGACCCAGCGAGCGAACCGAGCGACGACCTGCTCGCGGATCTGGGCGAGCTGATGGATTTTAACCACGGACTGCTAGAGGCGCTCGGCGTCTCCGCCCGGTCGCTCGACGCGATGGTGTGGTCCGCCCGGGAGGCGGGGGCACACGGCGCGAAGCTCACGGGCGCGGGCGGCGGCGGCTGCGTCGTCGCGTTGGATCCGACTCCAGAGACCGAGCACGCGCTCGACTACACCGCCGAGTGCGAGCAGTCGTTCCGCGCCGAGTTGGCGACCGAGGGCGTCCGCGTGGAGGCGGCGTAGATGGTCACCGTGTTGAAGCTCGGCGGCTCGGTCATCACCGAGAAGGACCGCCCGGAGACGCTCGACGGCGACGCGCTGACGGCGCTTTCGGCCGCGATCGCCGCCGCGGACGTGGCCGACCTGGTGATCGTCCACGGGGGCGGCTCGTTCGGCCACCACCACGCCGCCGAGCAGGGGGTGAGCGCGAGCGAGGGTATCCGGGACGTCGACGGCGTCATGGCGGTCCACGGCGCGATGACGACGCTGAACCGGTTCGTGCTTTCCCGGCTGCACGCCCAGGACGTGCCCGCCCTGCCGGTCCATCCCCTCTCGGCGGCCGCCCGCGACGCCGACGGCGGCCTCTCGCTGATGACCGATCAGGTTTCGACGATGCTCGACGAGGGGTTCGTCCCGGTGCTCCACGGCGACGGGGTCGTCCACGCCGGGGAGGGCGTCACCGTCCTCTCGGGCGACGAGATCGTGACCGCGCTGGCGGGCGCGCTCGACGCCGACCGCGTCGGCCTCTGCTCGACGGTGCCGGGCGTCCTCGACGGCGACGACGAGGTGATTCCCCGCATCGACCGCTTCGAGGAGGTCGCCGACGTGCTCGGCGTCAGCGACGCGACGGACGTAACCGGGGGGATGGCCGCGAAGGTCCGCGAACTCCTCGCGCTCGGCTCGCCGGCGTACGTGTTCGGACCGGACGACGTCGAGTCGTTCCTCGCCGGCAAGGACGCCGGGACGCGGATCGGCTGATCGGCCTCAGGTGAGGCGCCGCCGGAGGGCCGCTCGAATCGGCTCGCGCTGGACCAGAACGAACGCGGCGAAGATACAGACGAACCCCCACGCGGTGTTGGCCGCGAGGGTCTCGCTCAACACGACGAACCCGAACAGCGCGGCGAACGGCGGGATCGCGTACTCCAACAGCCCCGCCCGGATCGGGCCGAGTCGGTCCAGCAGCCGGAAGTACAGCAGGAAGCCGCCGGCGCCGGGAACGACCGCGAGGTACGCGAGCCACGCCAGCCCGGTCGTCGACGGGTCGAGCGCGACGGCCGATTGCCCGAGGACCGCGGCGGCGACGTGGAGCAGGAGCGCGCCGACGGCGGCCATCCACGCCTGCAGCGCGAGCGGTCCGAGCGTCGCGTCGTCCTCCCGGGTCGTCACCGCGCCGGCGACCCAGGCGACAGCGGAACCGAACACGAACAGCGCGCCGGCGTTCGCGGCCAGTGCCCCGCTGCCCACGCCGCCCGCGCCGCCCGTGCCGCCCGTGCCGCCGCCGACGAGCGGGAGGCGGCCGACGTCCGGGTCGGCGATCAGGATCAATCCGGCGAAGCCGACGAGCAGGCCGACGGCACCCACGGCGTCGATCCGCTCGTCCGGACGCAACACGCGTGCGGCGACGGGCGTGAGCACCGGAATCAGCCCGAGCAGCGTCGCGGCGACCGCGCTGGGGACGTACTGCTGGCCGGTGAACAACAGTGCGTGGTGGAGGCCGATGCTGAAGGCGCCGCCCGCGAGGATCGGAGCGAGGTCTCCCCATCCGGCAGGCCGGAGCCGCCGGCCGGACGCGACCGCGACGGCGATGAGGACCGCTGCCGCGATGTCGAAGCGCAGCGCCCCCAGCAACACCGGCGGGAACTCCGCGAGCGCGGCCTTCGTCGCGACGAACGCGGTCCCCCACAGCGCCGCGAGCGTCAGAAACCCGAGGGCGTCGCGGTTCATCGCGCGCCACCGCTGTCGCCCACACGCGACAGCAGCCGTGCTCGTCGCCGACACAGGGGGGAATCCCTCCGGTCACGCTCCCTCACAGCTCGAATCGGAGCCCGTCGCGGGCGAACCGCACGTCGCCGTCGAAGTGACGACCGACGGCCTCGAGCATCTCGTCGTGGCGACCCTCGGTGTGCGGGTACAGGTGCGTGAGATACACCCGGTCGATGTCGCGGCCGGCCAGCGCCTCGCCCAACTGCGTCGGCGTCGGGTGGTTGTCAACGTCGACCTCGTCGGGGAACGAGCAGTCGTGCGCGAGCACGCTCGCCCCCTCGGCGAAGTTCGCGAGCCCTGCGAACGCTTCGGTGTCGCCCGAGAAGACGAAGTCGCCGCCGGCCGTATCGTCGGTGTCCTCGTCGGTGTCGCCATCGTCGGCTGCCGTATCGTCCCCGGCTTCCGCCTCGTCGGCCCCGCCGCCGACCCCGTCTCCCGCGTCGTCCCCTCGGTTCGCGAACCGGTAGGCGAGACACTGCTTCGAGTGGCGCGTCTCGAACGCCTCGATCTCCACTCCGGCCAGCGAGAACTCGGCGCCGGGATGGACCTCCCGGACGCTCAGGTCCGCGCGGCCGTCGAGGTACTCGAACGCCCCGACCGACAGCAGGTCGTCGAGCAGGCCCTTCGTCCCGGGCGGACCGACGACGTGGAGGCGCTCCTCGCCCGCGAGCCAGCGAGCCTTGAGCAGCGAGAGCAGGTCGGAGACGTGATCGAGGTGGTGGTGCGTCAGGAGGACCGTCGAGACGGCCTCGTAGCCGGGGTCGGTCTGGGAGAGCCGGTGGAGAACGCCGGCGCCGCAGTCGACCAGCAGCGGGGCTCGGTCGCCCGGAGCGGCCTCGACGAGCAGCCCTGTCTGGACGCGGTCGCCGACGGGCATCGCCGACCCCGTCCCGAGGAAGGTGACGCGCATAGTGGTGTGTCCGCGTCTGGCGGGGAAGTGATTGCGGTTCGAGCGCCGCTCCGGGACTGGGGGTCGGCACCCGCCTGCGACCCCCACAACCGACTTACCGTCCCGACCCCTTGCGATCGCAATGACCGACGGTCGGGACCTCCTCGCCGCGACCGACGCCGACTACGAGTTCGACCCCGCGACCGTCGACATCGCCGACGGCGACGTGCTCGACCGACTGGATCCCTCGGTACGGGGGTGGTGGGTCGACCAGTTCGGCGAGTACGTCGGGACGAACGGCGGCTTCTTCACGCCGCCACAGCGCGAGGCGATCCCGCTCATCGACGAGGGGGAGAACTGTCTGGTCGCGTCGCCGACCGGGTCGGGCAAAACCCTCGCGAGCTTCACCGCGATCCTCAACGATCTCTTTCGACGCGAGCGCGAACAGGCGGCGGACGGCGGGCTCGACGACGGCGTCCGCTGCCTGTACGTCTCGCCGCTGAAGTCGCTCGCGAACGACATCACCCGCAACCTCGCGGAGCCGATCGACGGGATCGCCGAGAGGCTGGCCGACCGCGGCCACGACACCGAGATCCGGCAGGCGATCCGCCACGGCGACACGCCCGACAGCGAGCGCCGGGCGATGCTCGAGTCGCCGCCGCACGTCCTGAACACGACGCCGGAGACGCTCG
This genomic interval carries:
- the eno gene encoding phosphopyruvate hydratase, translated to MTLIESVSLRRVLDSRGNPTVEADVLTQSGGFGRAAAPSGASTGEYEAIELPPMEAIAAAREHAVPRLEGSVHAGNQRDVDAALHAADGTEDFSEIGANSAVAISMAASKAGADVLGAPLFQHLGGTFRDADRSFPIPLGNVVGGGEHAADATHIQEFLSAPVGAPSVAEAVFANADVHATVAEILADRGVAAAKGDEGAWAPAVSDAEAFEIVDEATSRVEETLGFEIKFGLDVAASELYDADAGVYRYGDIERTSAEQVEYMAELVEEYDLAYVEDPLDEDDYDGFADLTDRVGGGASAPGASGQGPRADRTLICGDDLFVTNVERLSRGIDEGAANSILIKPNQIGTLSDAFDAVELAQRNGLDAVVSHRSGETEDTTIAHLAVATGASFIKTGTVGGERTAKLNELIRIAEEAV
- a CDS encoding DMT family transporter gives rise to the protein MNRDALGFLTLAALWGTAFVATKAALAEFPPVLLGALRFDIAAAVLIAVAVASGRRLRPAGWGDLAPILAGGAFSIGLHHALLFTGQQYVPSAVAATLLGLIPVLTPVAARVLRPDERIDAVGAVGLLVGFAGLILIADPDVGRLPLVGGGTGGTGGAGGVGSGALAANAGALFVFGSAVAWVAGAVTTREDDATLGPLALQAWMAAVGALLLHVAAAVLGQSAVALDPSTTGLAWLAYLAVVPGAGGFLLYFRLLDRLGPIRAGLLEYAIPPFAALFGFVVLSETLAANTAWGFVCIFAAFVLVQREPIRAALRRRLT
- a CDS encoding isopentenyl phosphate kinase, with translation MVTVLKLGGSVITEKDRPETLDGDALTALSAAIAAADVADLVIVHGGGSFGHHHAAEQGVSASEGIRDVDGVMAVHGAMTTLNRFVLSRLHAQDVPALPVHPLSAAARDADGGLSLMTDQVSTMLDEGFVPVLHGDGVVHAGEGVTVLSGDEIVTALAGALDADRVGLCSTVPGVLDGDDEVIPRIDRFEEVADVLGVSDATDVTGGMAAKVRELLALGSPAYVFGPDDVESFLAGKDAGTRIG
- a CDS encoding DNA-directed RNA polymerase subunit N; this encodes MMIPVRCFTCGNVIGEHWEEFKARAKEGDEDPAAVLDELGVDRHCCRRMMVSHTDLVDVVSPYQ
- a CDS encoding 50S ribosomal protein L13 yields the protein MSLAEFEADVVVDGRDAIMGRVASKVAQRALDGERVAIVNAERTVITGNSEATLEKYRTRANLGSDSGPYYPKRPDRIFKRSVRGMLPYKTTKGREAFENVRVYIGNPFESETTSPDEDAPEPEVLDGTSLDRLSNIKFTTLGEVAEDLGANVTW
- a CDS encoding 50S ribosomal protein L18e, whose translation is MWSAPSARDRPDNSHSGGNRMSSSKTNPRLQNLIAELKSVARSSDATVWQDIADRLEKPRRTHAEVNLGRIERYANEDETVVVPGKVLGSGVLRKDVTVAAVDFSGTAETKIDQAGEAVRLEEALSNNPEGTDVRVIR
- a CDS encoding 30S ribosomal protein S11 — its product is MSESENETESRWAIANVFASFNNTLITVTDITGAETLIKSSGGAVVKQNRDEASPYAAMQMAEGVAEQLQAQGIEGVHVRIRGPGGNAQKSPGPGAQPTIRALARAGIEIGRIEDVTPIPHDGTRAAKKNRL
- a CDS encoding 30S ribosomal protein S4, producing the protein MSTGTSTKRYETPNHPYQGERIDEESDLLSRYGLKNKEELWRAQSELRRYRREARRLIGESQGDVEAANEAGADFVSRLQRLGILDDADAITDVLSLDVTDVLERRLQTVAYRNGVGNSTKQARQFILHGHVVVGDARVTRPSYKVETVEESLVDFDEISPLADELHPERAEGQ
- a CDS encoding DNA-directed RNA polymerase subunit K yields the protein MSGNLEYNRYEKARILGARALQLAFGAPALIDSEQSEPILIAAEEYDAGVLPFTVRREGK
- a CDS encoding MBL fold metallo-hydrolase; amino-acid sequence: MRVTFLGTGSAMPVGDRVQTGLLVEAAPGDRAPLLVDCGAGVLHRLSQTDPGYEAVSTVLLTHHHLDHVSDLLSLLKARWLAGEERLHVVGPPGTKGLLDDLLSVGAFEYLDGRADLSVREVHPGAEFSLAGVEIEAFETRHSKQCLAYRFANRGDDAGDGVGGGADEAEAGDDTAADDGDTDEDTDDTAGGDFVFSGDTEAFAGLANFAEGASVLAHDCSFPDEVDVDNHPTPTQLGEALAGRDIDRVYLTHLYPHTEGRHDEMLEAVGRHFDGDVRFARDGLRFEL
- a CDS encoding 30S ribosomal protein S13, which produces MSAEEPENAPDAEEDDEDLQYFVRIGQTDLDGTKAVERSLSDMKGIGQRTARLVAETADVDRTATIGRLDQDDIDSIVDVVQNFSDHVPEWMVNRQKDFFTGETDHIVGGDLNEKRRHDINRMKMIDSYKGVRHKRGQKVRGQRTKSTGRTEGTIGVNVEEIREEQAEEEAAAAEDDDE
- the mvk gene encoding mevalonate kinase; this encodes MTTCSAPGKVYLFGEHAVVYGEPAVPCAVERRARVTVEPREDGRVRVDAADLSLDGFIVTWGGSIDDRPDIDVPASLVEAAMEYIEAAVRQARDAADAPDAGFDISVESAIPLGAGLGSSAAVVVAGIDAATRALGTELDPEEVARRAYEAEYEVQEGQASRADTYCSAMGGAVRVEGDDTRTIDAPPLPFVVGYDGGAGDTGQLVAGVRALREEHAFAADTVETVGELTREGERLLADADPASEPSDDLLADLGELMDFNHGLLEALGVSARSLDAMVWSAREAGAHGAKLTGAGGGGCVVALDPTPETEHALDYTAECEQSFRAELATEGVRVEAA
- the rpsB gene encoding 30S ribosomal protein S2, whose protein sequence is MSESENDADTEEAADAEEEVEETQPAADESPDETEAQPEETEAAEEAADEEADAGPRFDEDVMPDDEADLLIPVEDYLSAGVHIGTQQKTEDMERFIHRVRDDGLYVLDVSETDGRIRTAASFLANYDPEQVLVTSSRQYGRFPAEKFADAIGARARTGRFIPGTLTNPEYAGYIEPDVVVVTDPIGDAQAVKEAITVGIPVIAMCDSNNQVSNVDLVIPTNNKGRRALSVVYWLLANETLDRRGAEPGYALEDFEAEL
- a CDS encoding 30S ribosomal protein S9; the protein is MVTNTSGKKKTAVARATVTDGEGRVRIDSQPVELVEPEMARLKMLEPFRVAGDDLRAEVDIDVTVNGGGFAGQADAVRTAIARGMVQHRNDAELRDAFMEFDRSLLVNDSRQSEPKKWGGPGARARYQKSYR
- a CDS encoding DNA-directed RNA polymerase subunit D, encoding MADDFDVEVVTRDDRSARLLVRGLTPAVANGLRRTILSEVPTFSIDTVRFVENSSVMFDEMVGLRLGLVPLTTPLDDYEVGETATLALDVEGPATAYSGDIETSDDLVQPADENVPIIELKEGQRLELEADAVLDSGKEHAKHQGGVAVGYRHLQRVTVVGDAAEFDEEEPNILRGVIETEDGELVHTEEFDSDLTNRYPGKELDIEDVPGAFVFHIETDGSMSVEELTLRAVESLRDRADELADKVAV